Proteins encoded within one genomic window of Aerococcus viridans:
- the era gene encoding GTPase Era gives MNIEDFNINDFDNIEDLEKLLEDDGDQAGDDFDGYKSGFVAIVGRPNVGKSTFLNRVVGQKVAIMSDKAQTTRNKIQAVYTTDEAQIVFIDTPGIHKPHNELGEFMNKSAYQSLEEVDAILMLVNAEEPIGPGDKFVFEKIKNYKTRKFLGVNKIDKVSPEALAEFMQTIPSPESFDGIIPLSALNGNNVETLIDTLVDLLPTGPQYYPSEFITDHPEYFVVSELIREQILLNTYEEIPHSVAVQVDSMQKDELDRVHVYATIIVDQKSQKGIIIGKGGKMIKKIGVEARKEIENLLGSKIYLELWVKIIKNWRNNKANLGDLGYNHKNYKG, from the coding sequence TTGAATATAGAAGATTTTAATATAAATGATTTTGACAATATTGAGGATTTAGAAAAATTATTAGAGGACGACGGCGACCAAGCTGGCGATGACTTTGATGGATATAAGTCAGGATTTGTGGCAATCGTTGGCCGTCCTAATGTTGGGAAATCAACCTTTTTAAACCGCGTTGTGGGGCAAAAAGTAGCCATCATGTCTGACAAGGCACAAACAACACGTAACAAAATCCAAGCGGTTTATACAACGGATGAAGCGCAAATTGTTTTCATTGATACACCAGGTATTCATAAACCCCATAATGAGTTGGGCGAATTTATGAATAAGTCAGCTTATCAATCACTAGAAGAAGTAGATGCCATCTTAATGTTGGTGAATGCGGAAGAACCGATTGGCCCTGGTGATAAATTCGTCTTTGAAAAGATTAAAAACTACAAGACCCGTAAGTTCTTGGGCGTTAATAAAATCGATAAAGTGTCACCAGAGGCGCTAGCTGAATTTATGCAAACTATCCCAAGCCCAGAATCTTTTGACGGGATTATCCCACTATCTGCTTTAAACGGGAATAATGTGGAAACATTAATCGACACTTTGGTTGATCTATTACCGACTGGTCCGCAATACTACCCATCTGAATTTATCACTGACCATCCAGAATACTTCGTAGTTTCTGAGTTAATCCGTGAGCAAATTCTACTAAATACCTATGAAGAAATTCCACATTCAGTTGCTGTTCAAGTAGACTCCATGCAAAAAGATGAACTGGATCGCGTGCATGTGTATGCGACCATTATCGTTGACCAAAAGAGTCAAAAAGGAATCATCATTGGTAAGGGCGGTAAGATGATCAAGAAAATTGGTGTTGAAGCGCGTAAGGAAATTGAAAACTTACTAGGTTCAAAAATTTATTTAGAACTTTGGGTGAAAATTATCAAGAACTGGCGTAACAACAAGGCCAACTTAGGTGACCTTGGCTACAATCATAAAAACTATAAGGGTTAA
- the recO gene encoding DNA repair protein RecO, translating to MRKDQYARFDGIVLFTRKYKEKDLLIKIFTKEFGKRMFFIKNIQRQNNGLREIAFPYMRASFVGTINDKGFSFLNDTDDVLFPKTTISDIQANAYAAYMTGLTDAAFEDFIKEDKVFDLLWHGLGKIEAGVDPSVVANIFEIQLLPKFGVAPNFRSCAICGRDQGRFDYSMQYAGVLCEQHFHMDDRRLHWSPRASHFIRLFSQIPYDKLGQVDLQATTKTEIRQALDDLYEEYVGIHLKSKHFISQMETFVNPLDDKREKKYDNS from the coding sequence ATGCGAAAGGACCAATACGCGCGTTTCGATGGGATTGTCCTTTTTACGCGTAAATACAAAGAAAAAGACCTACTGATTAAAATATTCACCAAGGAATTTGGTAAGCGGATGTTTTTCATTAAGAATATTCAACGGCAGAATAATGGTTTAAGGGAAATTGCCTTTCCTTACATGCGGGCCTCGTTTGTGGGAACCATCAACGATAAAGGTTTCTCCTTCTTAAATGATACGGACGATGTTCTATTTCCTAAGACAACCATCTCAGACATCCAGGCCAATGCCTACGCAGCCTACATGACAGGTTTGACTGATGCCGCCTTTGAAGATTTTATCAAAGAAGACAAGGTTTTTGACTTGCTCTGGCACGGTCTAGGCAAAATAGAAGCCGGTGTCGATCCGTCAGTCGTGGCCAATATATTTGAAATTCAATTGCTGCCGAAATTTGGGGTGGCCCCCAACTTTAGGTCATGTGCTATTTGTGGCCGTGATCAAGGCCGTTTTGACTATTCCATGCAATATGCTGGCGTTTTATGCGAACAACATTTTCACATGGATGATAGGCGTCTCCATTGGTCACCACGGGCAAGTCATTTTATTCGACTGTTTAGTCAAATACCATATGACAAACTAGGTCAAGTGGACTTACAGGCGACAACAAAAACTGAAATTCGGCAAGCCTTGGATGATCTTTACGAAGAGTATGTAGGGATCCACTTAAAAAGCAAGCATTTTATCAGTCAGATGGAAACTTTCGTCAATCCGCTTGACGACAAAAGAGAAAAAAAGTATGATAATAGCTGA
- the glyQ gene encoding glycine--tRNA ligase subunit alpha has translation MNILAKNHKTFQDIILTLQNYWAEQGCLVLNAYDTEKGAGTMSPYTFLRAIGPEPWNACYVEPSRRPADGRYGENPNRLYQHHQFQVVMKPNPDNIQELYIESLKQLGIDPLKHDIRFVEDNWENPSLGCAGLGWEVWLDGMEVTQFTYFQQVGGLECKPVTSELTYGLERLASYIQEVDSVYDIEWVEGVKYGEIFGQAEYEHSVYSFEESDVDMLFSAFNKYEAEALKQIDNELVHPAYDYILKCSHAFNLLDARGVISVTDRAAYLARIRNMARRVAKMFVKKRADLGYPLLDRETAEALLKEEK, from the coding sequence GTGAACATCTTGGCAAAAAATCATAAAACATTTCAAGATATAATTTTAACGTTACAAAACTACTGGGCTGAACAAGGTTGTTTAGTTTTAAACGCTTATGACACAGAAAAAGGTGCTGGTACCATGTCACCTTATACTTTCTTGCGTGCAATTGGTCCTGAACCATGGAACGCTTGTTACGTAGAACCTTCTCGTCGTCCAGCAGATGGTCGTTACGGTGAAAACCCTAACCGTCTATACCAACATCACCAATTCCAAGTCGTGATGAAACCAAACCCAGATAATATTCAAGAATTATACATTGAAAGCTTGAAACAATTAGGGATTGACCCATTAAAACATGACATTCGTTTTGTAGAAGACAACTGGGAAAACCCATCACTTGGTTGTGCTGGTTTAGGTTGGGAAGTTTGGTTAGATGGGATGGAAGTCACCCAATTTACTTATTTCCAACAAGTTGGTGGTTTAGAGTGTAAGCCTGTTACCTCTGAATTAACATATGGTTTGGAACGTTTAGCTTCTTACATCCAAGAAGTAGATTCAGTTTACGATATTGAATGGGTTGAAGGCGTTAAATATGGTGAAATTTTTGGTCAAGCAGAATACGAGCATTCAGTTTACTCATTTGAGGAATCGGATGTAGATATGTTATTCTCTGCCTTCAATAAATATGAAGCTGAAGCCTTGAAACAAATCGACAATGAATTAGTCCACCCAGCTTATGACTACATTTTGAAATGTTCACATGCATTTAACTTACTAGACGCGCGTGGTGTGATTTCTGTTACTGACCGTGCCGCTTACCTTGCTCGTATCCGTAACATGGCCCGCCGTGTAGCTAAAATGTTTGTGAAGAAACGTGCTGACTTGGGTTACCCATTGTTAGACCGAGAAACAGCAGAAGCGTTATTGAAGGAGGAAAAATAA
- the glyS gene encoding glycine--tRNA ligase subunit beta, with protein MSQHTFLFEIGLEEVPAQYVRNAVNQLKSLVENFLSDNRLTFDNVETFATPRRLTVRVNGLADKQTDFSEVAKGPAKRIAQDEEGNWTKAAQGFARGKGASVEDIYFEEVKGEEYVFINISQPGSQAADILQDVVSVIDQMSFPVSMHWASYDVKYIRPIHWMVALLDDQVLPLTFLNLTASNISRGHRYLGSQEVVIVDANAYEAALADEFVIVKQDERKALIEQQIEQLASENKYQIDIDADLLEEVTQIVEYPTAFIGNFDDKYLALPDEVLITSMKNHQRYFYVKDQAGKLLPLFLAVRNGNAEHLDNVRKGNQKVLTARLEDGFFFVNEDKTKTIQDFQDRLAKVTFHAEIGSLQEKMARTGQIAKYLAEKWSGQLADVQTGDITRTGEIYKFDLMTGIVDEFSELQGIMGEKYALAFGEAPAVATAIREHYMPISAEGELPASQLGKLFAVSDKLDSVISFFNIDRIPSGSNDPFALRRQTSGIVRILIENELTFDWKTDIISILQTVYGIEDQERLVELQTALSQFVNDRLKAILNDQEIRYDIADAVLQSHSADVLRKLAASKVLQAASEKASFKETLEAWNRILNLGAKARELNVQDVTIEESRFESDSEVALFNAAKGLEMTNDMQNNYNQLEALTPVITEFFDNNMVFAEDQTVQNNRLAILSMIAQAILTLADTNRINTK; from the coding sequence ATGAGCCAACATACATTTTTATTTGAAATTGGTTTGGAAGAAGTACCTGCTCAATACGTACGTAATGCCGTGAACCAATTAAAATCACTAGTAGAAAACTTTTTATCAGACAACCGTTTAACTTTTGACAATGTCGAAACATTTGCGACACCGCGTCGTTTGACTGTACGTGTTAATGGCTTAGCCGACAAGCAAACAGACTTTTCTGAAGTAGCTAAGGGACCCGCTAAACGTATTGCTCAAGATGAAGAGGGTAATTGGACCAAAGCTGCCCAAGGTTTCGCACGCGGTAAAGGTGCTTCTGTTGAGGATATTTACTTTGAAGAAGTTAAAGGTGAAGAGTATGTCTTCATTAATATTTCGCAACCAGGTAGCCAAGCGGCTGACATTTTACAAGATGTAGTTTCAGTTATCGACCAAATGTCATTCCCTGTTTCAATGCACTGGGCTTCGTATGACGTTAAATACATCCGTCCAATCCACTGGATGGTTGCCCTATTAGATGACCAAGTCTTACCGTTAACTTTCTTGAACCTAACAGCTTCAAATATCTCACGTGGACACCGTTACCTAGGTTCTCAAGAAGTTGTGATTGTGGATGCCAATGCTTATGAAGCAGCCTTAGCTGATGAATTTGTTATTGTAAAACAAGACGAACGAAAAGCATTAATCGAACAACAAATCGAGCAATTAGCGAGTGAAAACAAATATCAAATCGATATCGATGCTGACTTACTTGAAGAAGTTACCCAAATTGTTGAATACCCAACTGCCTTTATCGGCAACTTCGACGACAAATACTTAGCGTTACCGGATGAAGTATTGATCACTTCAATGAAGAACCACCAACGTTACTTCTATGTTAAAGACCAAGCAGGCAAATTGTTGCCATTGTTCTTAGCTGTTCGTAACGGTAACGCTGAACACTTAGATAATGTCCGTAAGGGTAATCAAAAAGTCCTGACTGCACGTTTGGAAGATGGTTTCTTCTTCGTCAATGAAGATAAAACCAAAACAATTCAAGACTTCCAAGACCGTTTAGCTAAGGTAACTTTCCATGCTGAAATTGGTTCCTTACAGGAAAAAATGGCCCGTACTGGTCAAATCGCCAAATATCTAGCCGAAAAATGGTCTGGTCAGTTAGCTGACGTCCAAACCGGAGACATCACTCGTACTGGTGAAATCTACAAGTTCGATTTAATGACCGGTATTGTGGATGAATTCTCAGAATTACAAGGGATTATGGGTGAAAAATATGCCTTAGCCTTTGGTGAAGCACCTGCAGTTGCTACTGCTATTCGCGAACATTACATGCCAATTTCTGCTGAAGGTGAATTACCTGCTAGTCAATTGGGTAAATTGTTTGCTGTGTCAGATAAACTAGATTCAGTGATTTCATTCTTTAATATTGACCGCATTCCTTCTGGTTCAAACGATCCATTTGCATTACGTCGACAAACATCAGGAATTGTGCGGATTCTAATCGAAAATGAGTTAACTTTTGATTGGAAAACTGATATCATTAGTATCTTGCAGACTGTTTATGGTATTGAAGACCAAGAGCGCCTAGTTGAATTGCAAACAGCTTTAAGTCAATTTGTAAATGACCGCTTGAAAGCTATCTTAAATGACCAAGAAATTCGTTATGATATTGCGGATGCTGTTTTGCAAAGCCATTCAGCGGATGTCTTAAGAAAATTAGCGGCAAGTAAAGTCTTACAAGCAGCTAGTGAAAAAGCGTCATTTAAAGAAACGCTTGAAGCATGGAACCGTATTTTGAACTTGGGTGCGAAAGCACGTGAATTAAATGTCCAAGATGTTACAATAGAAGAAAGTCGTTTTGAATCAGATTCAGAAGTTGCATTATTTAATGCTGCTAAAGGGTTAGAGATGACAAATGACATGCAGAACAACTATAATCAACTTGAGGCATTAACACCAGTTATTACTGAATTCTTTG